A stretch of the Aspergillus puulaauensis MK2 DNA, chromosome 6, nearly complete sequence genome encodes the following:
- a CDS encoding uncharacterized protein (COG:S;~EggNog:ENOG410Q57A;~SECRETED:SignalP(1-24)), which yields MVKMLTRTLLPLLASLPLFLTSYAAPLEFDGTIEARDDDNVTAQWTWLHFEGCDRTQQQAIKDAHEDAVTMALHVENIDFANDPGAMDFFGPSALNKDWQSNIQSVFDHIGTFRLSDVWPGYKMNARCGAANDQKYQNRCNRQGVIAYQWNTKTDAANPNNAPRYDKYDALSNMHFCDQFFYYKNLGDAINDQKDSDNFKWRYDLTKYKNQAYIILHEMMHASVMTYKQNNNRRITDLSMHIYEYIQKPDSRDWKKKLAKVDVYQPYYCKVLARTAREKIAEEGITMNADNYAQYALSKYVQSKLEGNQYPWLPLADKQAEDWFGRTNALLVYDSDGNFGVNTGALPSDVATDDDADTDFTANDLGDDEVVELANDPDTDTLAPDSDYSEDFNSQLRQWADYIDTPAPECAGSADDRIAFPASDAETAIKNFCSEDGLYGNVFVPPINMGTGQTTDGKGKALGSSGSYDTNGGNDKIWVGAYFAGGACTGSITWPPTGLGLRDTDLCMDRLRTVLNGCDTDTTTSKYGGSLQDVCLVYQIQAVGKDDEDPTGTVASGDHGGVECKDTDTSILGDSYKDTCTCWYKDIPDQTDIFGHPKEGDCSGIDYMPAYSYLEDPDYQPENIQPVATVTARVF from the exons ATGGTCAAAATGTTGACTCGAACactccttccccttcttgcTTCCCTCCCTCTTTTCCTCACTTCCTATGCAGCACCCCTCGAGTTTGACGGCACAATTGAAGCGCGTGACGACGATAATGTCACCGCCCAATGGACATGGCTTCACTTCGAAGGCTGCGATAGAACGCAGCAACAAGCCATTAAAGACGCCCACGAAGACGCCGTGACCATGGCCCTACACGTCGAAAACATCGATTTCGCCAACGACCCGGGCGCCATGGACTTCTTTGGTCCCAGCGCACTCAACAAGGATTGGCAGAGCAACATCCAGTCTGTCTTCGACCACATCGGCACGTTCCGGCTGAGCGATGTGTGGCCTGGCTACAAGATGAACGCGCGCTGTGGAGCCGCAAATGACCAGAAGTACCAGAACCGGTGTAATCGACAGGGTGTTATTGCGTATCAGTGGAACACGAAGACTGATGCCGCGAACCCGAATAATGCGCCGCGGTATGATAAGTATGATGCACTGAGCAATATGCACTTTTGCGATCAGTTCTTTTACTATAAGAATCTTGGTGATGCGATCAATGATCAGAAGGACAGTGATAATTTTAAGTGGAGGTATGATCTTACCAAGTATAAGAATCAAG CATACATCATTCTGCACGAGATGATGCACGCCTCGGTGATGACCTACAAGCAGAACAACAACCGCCGCATTACCGACCTCAGCATGCACATCTACGAGTACATTCAGAAGCCCGATAGCCGcgactggaagaagaaactcgcCAAGGTGGACGTGTACCAGCCATACTACTGCAAGGTCCTTGCACGGACTGCGCGAGAGAAGATAGCTGAGGAAGGAATCACCATGAACGCCGATAACTACGCTCAGTACGCACTGT CAAAATACGTCCAGTCCAAGCTGGAAGGCAACCAATACCCTTGGCTCCCGCTCGCCGACAAACAAGCCGAGGATTGGTTCGGCAGGACCAACGCCCTCCTCGTGTATGACAGCGATGGTAACTTCGGCGTAAACACCGGTGCTCTCCCCAGCGACGTTGCAACAGACGACGACGCAGACACAGACTTCACAGCCAACGACCTCGGCGATGACGAAGTCGTTGAGCTAGCTAACGATcccgacaccgacaccctCGCACCCGACTCAGACTACTCTGAGGACTTCAACAGCCAACTTCGGCAATGGGCAGACTACATCGATACACCAGCTCCCGAGTGTGCTGGCTCCGCAGACGATCGCATCGCATTCCCTGCCTCTGACGCCGAGACGGCTATTAAGAACTTCTGTAGCGAGGACGGGCTGTACGGGAACGTCTTTGTGCCGCCTATCAATATGGGCACTGGACAGACGACTGATGGCAAGGGCAAGGCGCTTGGTTCGTCTGGAAGCTATGATACTAATGGTGGCAATGATAAGATTTGGGTTGGCGCTTACTTTGCCGGTGGTGCCTGTACGGGGTCGATTACTTGGCCGCCTACTGGGCTGGGTCTACGTGATACAGATCTTTGCATGGATCGGCTTAGGACTGTGCTTAATGGG TGTGACACGGACACAACGACAAGCAAATATGGCGGAAGCCTGCAGGACGTCTGCCTA GTCTACCAAATCCAAGCCGTCGGtaaagacgacgaagacccCACAGGCACAGTGGCCAGTGGTGATCACGGCGGCGTCGAATGCAAAGACACCGACACTTCGATCCTGGGTGACTCCTACAAAGACACCTGCACGTGCTGGTACAAGGATATCCCCGACCAAACGGACATCTTCGGCCACCCCAAGGAGGGCGATTGTTCAGGTATCGATTACATGCCTGCATACAGTTACTTGGAGGATCCGGATTATCAGCCAGAGAATATCCAGCCTGTTGCTACTGTTACGGCTAGGGTTTTTTAG
- a CDS encoding uncharacterized protein (COG:P;~EggNog:ENOG410PHHN;~InterPro:IPR031155;~TransMembrane:2 (i85-104o116-138i);~go_component: GO:0016021 - integral component of membrane [Evidence IEA];~go_function: GO:0015204 - urea transmembrane transporter activity [Evidence IEA];~go_process: GO:0071918 - urea transmembrane transport [Evidence IEA]) yields MPCLFGTVTSFVVPLPVTEGISLLQNREFDWTGLGEIQIVKVESEPNSTASESGTETETTEQTGNNVALFSTPEITKYLRRMSRWAAFWAAFTIIGHVLLWPVPMFGARMVFSKSFFVAWVVISLIWLWCTLVVAIFYPLVDGGLQQMWAVITRKGAIRKREVKNGGGENPTPDESAVEVGVVTKA; encoded by the exons ATGCCTTGTCTTTTTGGGACTGTGACATCGTTTGTTGTGCCGCTGCCTGTTACTGAGGGTATTTCGCTGCTACAGAACAGGGAGTTTGATTGGACTGGGTTAGGGGAGATTCAGATAGTTAAGGTTGAGAGCGAGCCTAATAGCACCGCGTCGGAATCAGGGACAGAGACGGAGACGACAGAGCAGACTGGGAACAATGTCGCGCTTTTCAGCACTCCCGAGATAACGAAATACCTCAGGCGTATGAGCCGCTGGGCAGCTTTCTGGGCGGCATTTACGATAATCGGGCATGTCCTGCTTTGGCCCGTGCCAATGTTCGGGGCTAGGATGGTGTTTTCGAAGAGC TTCTTCGTTGCCTGGGTCGTGATATCACTCATATGGCTGTGGTGCACTCTTGTCGTGGCTATATTCTACCCGCTCGTTGATGGTGGCTTACAACAGATGTGGGCCGTGATTACGAGAAAAGGAGCTATAAGGAAACGGGAGGTCAAGAATGGCGGAGGTGAGAATCCCACGCCGGATGAGTCTGCAGTGGAGGTTGGCGTTGTGACGAAGGCTTGA
- a CDS encoding uncharacterized protein (COG:P;~EggNog:ENOG410PHHN;~InterPro:IPR038377,IPR031155;~TransMembrane:1 (o31-50i);~go_component: GO:0016021 - integral component of membrane [Evidence IEA];~go_function: GO:0015204 - urea transmembrane transporter activity [Evidence IEA];~go_process: GO:0071918 - urea transmembrane transport [Evidence IEA]) codes for MDVVASSYLLPLGVTAYTYFSGLKATFLTDYMHTFIFMIIVCCFTIKVITVNEIGSLGALYDAVLRADAVNAVPGNYQGSHLTMRSEQCLFFGILHVTGNVGAVIMDTGFWQKGFSADFAAAVAGYVLGGMGVRDDSRSWRVSAAKFTILADVPEPHDIL; via the coding sequence atggatgttgttgcgaGCTCTTATCTTTTGCCGCTGGGTGTGACGGCTTATACCTATTTCAGTGGGTTGAAGGCGACGTTTTTGACGGACTACATGCATACGTTCATCTTTATGATCATCGTCTGCTGTTTCACGATCAAGGTCATTACTGTCAACGAGATTGGGTCCCTGGGTGCGCTTTACGATGCAGTGCTTAGGGCTGACGCTGTGAATGCCGTACCGGGGAACTATCAGGGATCCCACCTAACCATGCGCAGCGAGCAGTGTTTATTCTTCGGCATATTGCACGTAACAGGCAACGTCGGAGCCGTGATAATGGACACTGGATTTTGGCAGAAGGGGTTCTCCGCTGACTTTGCCGCCGCGGTAGCGGGGTACGTCCTTGGAGGCATGGGCGTTCGGGACGATAGTCGGTCTTGGAGGGTTAGCGCTGCAAAATTCACCATCTTGGCCGACGTTCCCGAACCCCATGACATCCTCTGA
- a CDS encoding uncharacterized protein (COG:C;~EggNog:ENOG410PVNN;~InterPro:IPR023210,IPR036812;~PFAM:PF00248), with translation MVKTLPFGDLQVPVPGFGAMGLNSAMGTDLNLEQSEPVLLKAIELGCTFWDTAVAYKNGENEKLLGEFIKNHNVREKLFVASKCGFDVFGPQRKVDNSATHIKKYIEGTIERLGFTPDLYYLHRIDPNTPLEESITALDELRRAGKTKYIGLSECSAETLRKANAIAKIDAVQAEYSAFETLHETSGLIDTAKELGVAFVAFSPLGHGWLVDDFQFKSPDDFAATDFRRTVPKFQGENFYKNKAIVDEIKKLASWKGCSVAQIALAWAAAQGLITIPGTTKASRLTENWASRDIELTLEELGEMRTIVDAAKPVGERFAPIFQSMVGH, from the exons ATGGTCAAGACACTTCCGTTTGGCGACCTGCAGGTCCCTGTTCCCGGCTTTGGCGCCATGGGCCTCAATTCTGCCATGGGAACAGACCTCAATCTTGAGCAGTCCGAGCCTGTTCTTCTAAAAGCCATCGAGCTTGGCTGTACGTTCTGGGATACTGCA GTCGCCTACAAGAATGGCGAAAATGAGAAGCTCCTGGGAGAGTTTATAAAGAACCACAATGTCCGCGAGAAGCTTTTTG TTGCCTCAAAGTGTGGATTCGATGTCTTCGGCCCGCAGCGGAAAGTAGACAATTCCGCCACTCACATAAAAAAGTACATCGAGGGCACGATCGAAAGACTTGGTTTCACTCCTGATCTTTACTACTTGCACCGAATCGACCCAA ACACCCCCCTCGAAGAGTCCATCACTGCCTTGGACGAACTTCGCCGTGCAGGAAAGACCAAGTACATTGGTCTATCTGAATGCTCTGCTGAAACCCTGCGCAAGGCAAATGCAA TCGCCAAGATTGACGCCGTTCAAGCCGAGTACTCGGCTTTCGAGACCTTGCACGAGACAAGTGGCCTGATTGACACAGCGAAGGAGCTGGGCGTGGCATTTGTGGCATTCAGCCCTCTTGGTCACGGCTGGCTTGTTGATGACTTCCAGTTCAAGTCGCCGGATGATTTCGCCGCTACTGATTTCCGCCGCACTG TTCCAAAATTCCAAGGCGAGAATTTCTATAAGAATAAGGCTAtcgtcgacgagatcaagaagTTAGCCAGTTGGAAGGGGTGCTCGGTGGCGCAGATCGCGTTGGCTTGGGCTGCTGCGCAGGGGCTGATTACAATTCCCGGAACGACCAAGGCATCACGGTTAACTGAGAACTGGGCATCTCGTGATATCGAACTGACATTAGAAGAGCTGGGGGAGATGCGGACGATTGTGGATGCTGCGAAGCCGGTTGGTGAGCGGTTTGCTCCTATCTTCCAGTCGATGGTAGGCCATTAA
- a CDS encoding uncharacterized protein (COG:Q;~EggNog:ENOG410PWPD;~InterPro:IPR036291,IPR002347;~PFAM:PF08659,PF00106,PF13561;~go_process: GO:0055114 - oxidation-reduction process [Evidence IEA]), whose translation MSSPNKYISKLSGANILIIGGTAGVGYAVAEAAIEHGAALVILSTSNPDRVSASTLGLRDSYPSSSCQINGFTCDLKQEHLLEANIEALFSAATLNGTRKLNHVVFTAGDHPIPKPLAQINFEFIKNTGLVRFFAPLLIAKLAVSHMAPGLASSISFTSGVSAYRPYPNWNALGAYTGSLEGMVRSLAVEMRPVRVNLVTLGPVDTDLISRWYSTPEARREGLDSIGHTLITGRIGQAEDVAEAYVYCMKDCNLTGSVINSNGGVLMV comes from the coding sequence ATGTCGTCTCCGAATAAATACATCTCCAAGCTCTCTGGGGCTAACATTCTCATCATCGGTGGAACTGCTGGAGTCGGCTATGCCGTCGCAGAGGCTGCTATCGAACACGGCGCTGCTTTGGTCATTCTCTCCACCTCGAACCCCGATCGAGTATCCGCCTCTACCTTGGGGCTCCGCGACTCTTACCcttcctccagctgccaGATTAATGGCTTCACGTGCGATTTAAAGCAAGAACACCTCCTTGAAGCCAACATCGAAGCTCTCTTCAGCGCCGCTACCTTGAACGGGACGCGGAAACTGAACCATGTCGTCTTCACAGCAGGAGACCATCCCATCCCAAAGCCCCTGGCTCAGATCAACTTCGAATTCATCAAGAACACCGGACTCGTGCGATTCTTCGCGCCACTGTTAATCGCAAAACTTGCAGTCAGTCACATGGCGCCAGGCCTGGCATCCAGCATCTCGTTCACGTCTGGAGTAAGCGCTTATCGACCGTACCCTAATTGGAACGCGCTGGGTGCCTATACCGGTTCATTGGAGGGTATGGTTCGAAGTTTGGCGGTGGAAATGAGGCCAGTGCGCGTCAATTTGGTTACCCTTGGGCCTGTTGATACGGATCTCATTTCTCGGTGGTACTCCACCCCAGAGGCGCGCAGGGAAGGGCTAGACTCTATCGGACATACTTTGATAACGGGGAGAATCGGCCAAGCTGAAGATGTCGCAGAGGCTTATGTTTACTGTATGAAGGACTGTAACTTGACAGGATCGGTGATCAATTCCAACGGAGGAGTGCTGATGGTTTGA
- a CDS encoding aromatic alcohol reductase (COG:S;~EggNog:ENOG410PVUI;~InterPro:IPR036291,IPR008030;~PFAM:PF13460,PF05368,PF01118), with protein sequence MKVAIVGATGQTGSVIVEALLSDTSNFEVTALVRESSLHKPAVLELQQKGAEIVAVDLASSEIEMTKVLLGQDVVISTIYGGNVMDEIPLINAAKAAGVKRYLPCFFGTVAPPKGALLLREMKEEVLNHIKNIRLPYTVVDVGWWFQVNLPRLPSGRIDYAAMETSDGIATDGNVPFALTDLRDVGTYVRRIILDPRTLNRMVFAYNEVVTHNQMYDLMERLSGEKLERRYVAAAEIEARIDSVRITDPAPDSVEFIGLTQLQYWHSCGVRGDNTPENAQYLGYLLTKDLYPDIEGVTLEAYARDVLDGKGRRVYEHLMDLPSLGAANKA encoded by the exons ATGAAGGTTGCGATTGTTGGTGCAACTGGCCAAACTGGCTCAGTCATTGTAGAAGCGCTCCTCTCGGATACTTCAAACTTT GAGGTCACAGCTCTCGTCAGGGAGTCATCCCTCCACAAGCCTGCGGTTCTAGAGTTGCAGCAGAAAGGTGCAGAAATCGTCGCAGTCGACCTTGCCAGTAGTGAGATCGAAATGACCAAAGTACTCCTTGGGCAGGATGTTGTTATATCCACGATCTACGGCGGAAACGTCATGGACGAGATCCCTCTTAtcaacgccgccaaagccgccggTGTGAAACGGTATCTACCTTGTTTCTTTGGCACCGTCGCGCCTCCCAAGGGTGCTCTTCTCCTGAGGGAAATG AAAGAGGAGGTGCTGAACCACATCAAGAACATCAGGTTGCCGTATACCGTGGTTGATGTCGGATGGTGGTTTCAGGTCaacctccctcgccttccGTCGGGCCGCATCGATTACGCCGCAATGGAAACATCCGACGGAATCGCTACTGATGGCAATGTTCCATTCGCATTGACAGACCTCCGCGATGTCGGGACATATGTAAGACGTATCATCTTGGATCCTCGGACTCTCAACCGCATGGTATTCGCATACAATGAGGTTGTGACGCATAATCAAATGTACGATTTAATGGAACGACTCAGCGGAGAGAAACTTGAACGAAGATAT gtcgcagcagcagaaattGAAGCTCGTATCGACTCCGTGAGGATTACAGATCCTGCCCCAGACTCGGTTGAGTTCATAGGGCTAACCCAGCTACAATACTGGCACTCTTGTGGTGTTCGTGGAGATAATACGCCTGAGAATGCTCAGTACCTGGGATATCTCCTAACGAAGGATCTATACCCTGACATTGAGGGGGTGACACTGGAGGCTTATGCCAGGGATGTTCTTGACGGAAAGGGGCGCAGAGTGTATGAGCATCTTATGGATCTGCCCTCCCTCGGTGCGGCCAATAAAGCGTGA
- a CDS encoding uncharacterized protein (COG:S;~EggNog:ENOG410PURU;~InterPro:IPR036291,IPR008030;~PFAM:PF05368), which yields MMLVTHVEQKSPDLEATFGVPVTVIDYKSPSSIKSALEAHNVETVICTINSQVDLEPELNLILAADSSQTTRRFIPSIFAGFPYPVRYPDSTPVAKAKSEVLKAVKKTSLEYTAFYNGIFLDYYGAPGLKSNVSPWPLFVDILNERAAIPGSGDIPVVFTHSSDIAKFVVASLDLTKWREESFILGEKLTWHEFIGLAKAAKGSKFNVVHDSEADLNAGNITILPSYPKMFQLPEAEIQTILAPAGIWFVNRELDLNPTYTLNSEFPDITLVSVKEFLNLSWARSAAATSPGIKI from the exons ATGATGTTAGTCACTCACGTCGAGCAGAAAAGCCCAGATTTAGAAGCCACTTTCGGGGTTCCTGTTACCGTTATTGACTATAAAAGCCCCAGCTCCATCAAATCAGCCCTAGAAGCCCACAACGTCGAAACGGTCATCTGCACTATAAATTCCCAAGTTGACTTGGAACCGGAACTCAATTTGATTCTCGCCGCGGACAGCTCGCAAACCACGAGACGCTTTATACCGAGTATCTTTGCTGGCTTCCCATATCCTGTGAG ATATCCAGATAGCACCCCGGTTGCCAAAGCTAAGTCCGAAGTTCTCAAAGCTGTGAAAAAGACGTCACTGGAATATACTGCGTTTTACAACGGTATTTTCCTCGATTACTATGGTGCACCGGGCTTGAAATCTAATGTATCGCCTTGGCCACTGTTCGTTGATATCCTGAACGAGAGAGCGGCAATTCCGGGTTCAGGGGACATTCCCGTCGTTTTCACCCACAGTTCTGATATCGCCAAGTTCGTTGTTGCAAGCTTGGATCTGACGAAATGGCGGGAAGAGAGTTTTATTCTCGGAGAGAAACTGACATGGCATGAGTTTATCGGACTGGCGAAGGCTGCTAAAG GATCCAAATTCAATGTCGTGCATGACTCCGAGGCAGACTTGAACGCGGGAAATATCACAATCCTGCCTAGTTACCCGAAAATGTTTCAATTGCCCGAGGCTGAAATCCAGACTATACTCGCGCCGGCTGGTATATGGTTTGTGAATAGGGAGCTGGATTTAAACCCGACATATACACTGAACTCTGAATTTCCGGATATCACGCTGGTCAGTGTGAAGGAATTCTTGAACTTGTCCTGGGCTCGCAGTGCTGCTGCCACGTCTCCGGGTATCAAGATTTAA
- a CDS encoding FAD-binding oxidoreductase (CAZy:AA7;~COG:C;~EggNog:ENOG410Q24F;~InterPro:IPR016166,IPR006094,IPR036318;~PFAM:PF01565;~SECRETED:SignalP(1-20);~go_function: GO:0016491 - oxidoreductase activity [Evidence IEA];~go_function: GO:0050660 - flavin adenine dinucleotide binding [Evidence IEA];~go_function: GO:0071949 - FAD binding [Evidence IEA];~go_process: GO:0055114 - oxidation-reduction process [Evidence IEA]): MQLMSFLTYFLAGYSTLVYGSYPIQRASQPNSTVSENCQRACASLSHLFGPAAFHYPDNDDTFAIWDAKQQEVRPACRVEPSTASDVSQIINTLVSNWCHFAVKGGGHSRHAGDSNSIGGVTVDLDRIAQVEILGNGTRARVGGGANTYQVFAALDAHNLSFVGGRVGTVGMGGFTLGGGTSPFSNRYGWALDNVYEYEVVLSNGTVVTASEAHNPDLYLALRGGGNNFGIVTAFTVRTFAQGPVSTTTTTYASNQTVQAIDRIYDLFTDESLTSDVDMGFDLYYTYSADDDRFTLSGTQRYAKPIQNPPVFSAINQVPALTRFNTISNMSSQTQGSEPLGTTRHLFATLTVSPSRSLLTQAVNIFEEEVRAISSVEGLVPNLISYALSRNAIAAMRQRGGNSLGIQSDGPLLIILISTAWSDANGDEAVETMTENTISRIREAAESLGVANRYLYINYASKRQADEVFAGYGEENVQRLKQIQRAVDPRGVYTSKGLWRGFVKLL; encoded by the exons ATGCAATTGATGAGCTTCTTAACCTACTTCCTGGCGGGATATAGTACCCTTGTATACGGGTCTTATCCTATCCAGCGAGCATCTCAGCCCAACAGCACCGTGTCCGAAAACTGCCAACGAGCG TGCGCCTCGCTTTCCCATCTGTTCGGGCCTGCAGCCTTCCACTATCCCGATAACGACGATACCTTCGCCATTTGGGATGCAAAGCAACAAGAAGTCCGACCAGCATGTCGCGTCGAGCCATCTACTGCATCCGATGTCTCTCAGATAATCAACACCCTGGTATCCAACTGGTGCCACTTTGCCGTCAAAGGCGGCGGCCACTCCCGGCATGCAGGAGACTCGAACTCCATCGGTGGTGTGACTGTGGACCTCGACCGCATAGCACAGGTTGAGATACTGGGTAATGGAACAAGGGCACGTGTAGGCGGCGGTGCGAATACCTACCAGGTATTCGCAGCCCTGGACGCGCATAACTTGTCATTCGTCGGTGGACGAGTCGGCACAGTCGGCATGGGTGGGTTCACACTTGGCGGAGGGACATCCCCCTTCTCTAACAGATACGGCTGGGCATTGGATAATGTCTACGAGTATGAGGTTGTCTTGTCAAATGGAACGGTCGTCACCGCTAGCGAAGCCCATAACCCCGACTTATACCTCGCCTTGAGAGGGGGCGGAAATAACTTTGGGATTGTTACAGCCTTCACTGTTCGTACTTTTGCGCAGGGCCCTGTTTCTACGACTACTACTACCTATGCGTCCAACCAGACAGTGCAGGCCATTGACAGGATCTATGACCTTTTCACTGATGAATCGCTGACGAGTGATGTCGATATGGGCTTTGACTTGTATTATACGTACTCGGCAGATGATGACAGGTTTACGCTGTCAGGGACACAGCGCTATGCAAAGCCCATACAGAACCCGCCTGTGTTCAGCGCAATTAACCAGGTACCAGCTCTAACCAGGTTCAACACGATCTCGAATATGAGCAGCCAGACTCAAGGATCTGAGCCGCTGGGTACAACGAG GCATCTATTCGCCACGCTCACTGTGTCCccctctcgctctctcctAACCCAAGCAGTAAACAtcttcgaggaggaggtccgTGCAATCAGTTCAGTGGAAGGGCTAGTCCCCAACCTCATCTCCTATGCACTCTCGCGCAatgccatcgccgccatGAGACAGAGGGGGGGAAACTCCCTTGGTATCCAATCTGATGGGCCATTGCTTA TCATTCTAATTTCCACCGCATGGTCGGACGCTaatggcgatgaagccgtCGAAACGATGACGGAAAACACCATCTCCAGAATCCGAGAAGCGGCTGAAAGTCTCGGCGTAGCGAACCGCTACCTGTACATCAACTATGCGTCGAAACGGCAGGCGGATGAAGTTTTCGCGGGGTATGGAGAGGAGAATGTGCAGCGGTTGAAGCAAATCCAGCGGGCTGTTGACCCGCGAGGTGTTTATACCTCCAAGGGGCTGTGGAGGGGGTTTGTTAAGTTACTGTGA
- a CDS encoding DUF3425 domain-containing protein (COG:S;~EggNog:ENOG410PQBQ;~InterPro:IPR021833;~PFAM:PF11905) has protein sequence MSHQNASDGPPAAEATEIRLQQFSERFTGLPQDDWSGMGDVKQRKKVQNRLNQRALPGLRRKLDKSSDHNINSQTSGSSSRSSPEMEEGPQAAPPPLETSQQLSRMQANNTMDHMADPYLLAAIGQAHILGPESTKTKHLLHHFEAFVYRQRTLASPRTDLLLHLIQFNFIKALVQNMAVLGLSSEQMDDDDATSPFNVLGPWQAEQDYNNNFEASLPPGLRATVIQRTVPHHPWLDLLPSPQMRDNLILAGESYDEMQLCLDMKGHGRVHPDQTGIIVWRDPWDAEGWEVTESFAKSWGWVLGGCWDLGHSTNSWRARRNETPLFCSPA, from the exons ATGTCTCACCAGAATGCCTCAGATGGCCCACCTGCAGCAGAGGCGACTGAAATCCGTTTGCAGCAGTTTTCTGAGCGATTCACCGGGTTGCCGCAAGATGACTGGTCCGGGATGGGCGATGTCAAACAGCGCAAAAAGGTCCAGAATCGTTTGAATCAGAGGGCTCTGC CAGGCCTGCGGAGAAAACTGGATAAATCCTCTGATCATAACATTAACTCGCAGACTagcggcagcagcagtcgTTCGTCTCCtgagatggaagaaggcCCGCAAGCGGCACCCCCTCCTCTTGAGACCAGCCAACAGCTTTCAAGGATGCAGGCAAATAATACCATGGACCATATGGCCGACCCCTATCTCCTAGCAGCAATAGGCCAGGCACACATTCTCGGCCCCGAATCCACAAAAACAAAGCATCTGCTACACCATTTCGAAGCCTTTGTCTACAGGCAACGCACGCTTGCCTCCCCGCGAACCGACCTGCTCCTCCATTTAATCcaattcaacttcatcaaagcCCTGGTCCAGAACATGGCTGTGCTGGGCCTTTCGTCGGAGCAaatggacgatgatgatgcaaCTTCGCCATTCAACGTGTTGGGGCCATGGCAGGCGGAGCaggattataataataatttcgAGGCTTCTCTCCCCCCTGGCCTCCGTGCTACAGTTATTCAGCGCACGGTGCCGCATCATCCATGGCTGGATTTGCTACCTAGTCCGCAGATGAGAGATAACTTGATATTAGCGGGAGAGTCGTATGATGAGATGCAGCTGTGCCTGGATATGAAGGGGCATGGGCGCGTTCATCCCGATCAAACAGGGATTATTGTTTGGAGGGATCCGTGGGATGCGGAGGGGTGGGAGGTTACAGAATCGTTTGCTAAGAGCTGGGGGTGGGTTCTGGGGGGATGTTGGGATCTTGGCCATTCTACGAATTCCTGGAGGGCGCGAAGGAATGAGACGCCGCTTTTCTGTAGTCCTGCTTAG